In Thermotomaculum hydrothermale, a single genomic region encodes these proteins:
- a CDS encoding LeuD/DmdB family oxidoreductase small subunit, producing MKIFKYGDDVNTDVIFPGKYTYTITDPYEMAKHALEDLDPDFAKTVEKGDIIVAGKNFGCGSSREQAATCIKYAGVDVIVAKSFSRIFYRNCINSGLLAIECPDVVDKITKDSKIEINREENKLIVDGVEYSYPPIPVEVRDIIDAGGLIPYLQQKFKKD from the coding sequence ATGAAGATTTTTAAGTACGGCGATGATGTAAATACAGATGTAATCTTTCCGGGAAAATACACCTATACAATTACAGACCCTTACGAAATGGCAAAGCATGCTTTAGAGGATTTAGACCCTGATTTTGCCAAGACTGTTGAAAAAGGGGATATTATTGTTGCAGGAAAAAACTTTGGCTGTGGTTCTTCAAGGGAGCAGGCTGCAACCTGTATAAAATACGCAGGGGTTGATGTTATTGTTGCAAAGTCTTTTTCAAGGATTTTTTATAGAAATTGCATAAATTCAGGCCTTCTTGCAATAGAGTGTCCTGATGTTGTTGATAAAATTACAAAGGATTCAAAGATTGAGATAAATAGGGAAGAGAATAAACTTATTGTTGACGGGGTTGAATACTCCTATCCCCCAATTCCTGTTGAGGTGAGGGATATAATTGATGCAGGGGGTTTAATTCCCTATTTGCAACAAAAATTCAAGAAGGATTAA
- the recO gene encoding DNA repair protein RecO, giving the protein MSVKIEKAYILKSFVINESDRVISVLNEKGEKISLVAKGGNRLKSRFQGKLEPFSFVKVEYFDRGKGGLNSLNNVELLENLQKWIKGDMKKFFALSFLNEVTDRFVYEKERNSKIFRLIKHVIDSLKDGVDLKLAISYFSIWMLKLSGVLSEFNEEIQCLNEILAKPLDKLDCKEPQTIFNFGLDLISKNSDKPLSSADMLKNLI; this is encoded by the coding sequence ATGTCGGTAAAGATTGAAAAGGCTTACATTCTGAAATCGTTTGTGATTAACGAATCTGACAGGGTGATTTCTGTTTTAAACGAAAAGGGAGAGAAAATCTCCCTTGTTGCAAAGGGGGGAAACAGGCTTAAATCAAGGTTTCAGGGAAAGTTAGAGCCATTTTCTTTTGTTAAAGTTGAGTATTTTGACAGGGGAAAAGGGGGGCTAAATTCTTTAAACAATGTTGAATTGCTTGAAAATCTGCAAAAGTGGATTAAAGGCGATATGAAAAAGTTTTTTGCCCTCTCTTTTTTAAACGAGGTAACGGACAGGTTTGTATACGAAAAAGAGAGAAATTCAAAGATTTTCAGGCTAATAAAGCATGTAATTGATTCGCTTAAAGATGGGGTGGATTTGAAGTTAGCAATTTCTTACTTTTCCATCTGGATGTTGAAACTATCAGGTGTATTGAGTGAATTTAATGAAGAAATTCAATGTTTAAATGAAATTCTTGCAAAGCCTCTTGATAAACTTGATTGCAAAGAACCTCAAACTATCTTCAATTTTGGTTTAGATTTAATTTCAAAAAATTCAGACAAACCACTTTCATCAGCCGATATGTTGAAGAATTTAATTTAA